The Streptomyces nitrosporeus genome includes a window with the following:
- a CDS encoding LysE family translocator: MTSTALAVAASPAFLASCTAVICSPGPDSMLVLRLVSRARRRPPVLAAAAGMLIAGAGYAVAAITGSMAVVMLRPELFLAWQIAGASVLTLTGARALWEALRPEQQAAPQPATAGGPPADRLPRHLLLGFLCTAGNPKVGLFLTVFLPQFLPVEAPSAAALSLLALVYLAIVALWLLILTEVGVRMVTRRTAGETAFPPLAARIGNAVAGLVLLVLALTLFVR, encoded by the coding sequence GTGACCTCGACGGCCCTCGCCGTAGCGGCCAGCCCGGCCTTCCTCGCCAGCTGCACGGCCGTGATCTGCAGTCCGGGCCCGGACAGCATGCTGGTGCTGCGCCTGGTCAGCCGTGCCCGCCGCCGTCCTCCGGTGCTGGCCGCCGCGGCGGGCATGCTGATCGCCGGGGCCGGATACGCCGTCGCGGCGATCACCGGCAGCATGGCCGTGGTGATGCTCCGGCCCGAACTGTTCCTGGCCTGGCAGATCGCCGGAGCGTCGGTGCTTACCCTGACCGGCGCACGGGCGCTGTGGGAAGCACTGCGGCCCGAGCAGCAGGCAGCCCCTCAGCCCGCCACGGCCGGGGGGCCGCCGGCCGACCGGCTGCCGAGGCACCTGCTGCTCGGCTTCCTCTGCACCGCCGGGAATCCGAAGGTCGGCCTCTTCCTGACCGTCTTCCTCCCGCAGTTCCTGCCCGTGGAGGCCCCGTCGGCCGCGGCACTGTCCCTGCTCGCCCTGGTGTACCTGGCCATCGTCGCGCTCTGGCTGCTGATCCTCACCGAGGTGGGCGTACGGATGGTGACCAGGCGGACGGCGGGCGAGACCGCGTTCCCCCCGCTCGCCGCCCGGATCGGCAACGCCGTCGCGGGGCTGGTCCTCCTGGTCCTCGCCCTCACCCTGTTCGTCCGCTGA
- a CDS encoding ATP-grasp domain-containing protein — protein sequence MNPLPVSQAAVIVDPFSSGAQYAPEFASRGIATVAVSSLPAVPAAYADSWDPALHHRIHTFDGDLDRLVAALRPLSPRCVLAGAESGVELADQLTGRLLPEQANVPALAAARRDKGAMAQALRDAGVPAIAQICTDDPEAVRAWIDREGLRGKDLVVKPPKSGSTDGVTRVPAGTDWRIPFDAQLGRINQWHNLNDRMLVQEYAHGTEFVVDTFSHRGRHTVADICRYGKTDNGGQMAVYQSLTWVAPDSPEVPVLTRYAEAVLDAVGLRHGTAHIEIMLTAGGPRLIEINSRPHGGGHPAFNLVATGDSQVHRAVRWFAGEEAAPKGYHLLKHMTVLFLMARRPGTVSNTAALRGIEELPSYHHSAVKLRDGDLIEVTRDLLATLTLGFVVLAHPDPEQVAKDTAAVRAMEDALLITPAPVATGTGGHR from the coding sequence TTGAACCCCTTGCCCGTCTCCCAGGCGGCCGTCATCGTCGATCCCTTCTCCTCCGGGGCGCAGTACGCGCCGGAGTTCGCCTCCCGCGGCATCGCCACGGTCGCGGTCAGCTCGCTTCCGGCGGTTCCCGCGGCCTACGCCGACTCCTGGGACCCCGCGCTCCACCACCGGATCCACACCTTCGACGGCGACCTGGACCGCCTCGTGGCGGCGCTGCGGCCACTGTCACCGCGCTGTGTGCTGGCGGGCGCCGAGAGCGGTGTCGAACTCGCCGACCAGCTCACCGGACGCCTGCTCCCGGAACAGGCCAACGTCCCGGCGCTGGCCGCCGCGCGCCGGGACAAGGGCGCCATGGCCCAGGCCCTGCGTGACGCGGGCGTCCCCGCCATCGCCCAGATCTGCACCGACGATCCGGAGGCGGTGCGGGCCTGGATCGACCGGGAGGGCCTGCGGGGCAAGGACCTGGTCGTCAAGCCGCCCAAGAGCGGCAGCACCGACGGGGTCACCCGCGTACCGGCGGGCACGGACTGGCGGATCCCGTTCGACGCCCAGCTCGGCCGGATCAACCAGTGGCACAACCTCAACGACCGGATGCTGGTCCAGGAGTACGCCCACGGCACCGAGTTCGTCGTCGACACCTTCAGCCACCGGGGCCGGCACACCGTCGCAGACATCTGCCGCTACGGGAAGACGGACAACGGCGGGCAGATGGCCGTCTACCAGAGCCTCACCTGGGTCGCGCCGGACAGCCCGGAGGTGCCGGTGCTGACCCGCTACGCGGAGGCCGTCCTCGACGCGGTGGGCCTGCGGCACGGCACCGCGCACATCGAGATCATGCTGACCGCCGGCGGCCCCCGGCTGATCGAGATCAACTCCCGCCCGCACGGGGGCGGCCACCCCGCGTTCAACCTCGTGGCGACCGGGGACAGCCAGGTGCACCGCGCGGTCCGCTGGTTCGCCGGGGAGGAGGCCGCCCCGAAGGGGTACCACCTGCTGAAGCACATGACGGTGCTGTTCCTGATGGCCCGCCGGCCCGGCACCGTCTCGAACACCGCGGCCCTGCGCGGTATCGAGGAGCTGCCCTCCTACCACCACTCGGCGGTCAAACTCCGTGACGGCGACCTGATCGAGGTGACCCGAGACCTGCTGGCCACCCTCACCCTCGGCTTCGTCGTCCTGGCCCACCCCGACCCCGAGCAGGTCGCGAAGGACACGGCGGCGGTCCGCGCCATGGAGGACGCCCTGCTCATCACCCCCGCGCCCGTGGCCACCGGGACAGGCGGCCACCGGTGA
- a CDS encoding Rieske 2Fe-2S domain-containing protein produces MPLVTFRTSGAGNCVRVADLPYVYIRTGTGGAVLPASCPHRGGPLNLGVPDADGRRLVCPWHERGTSLSRLRRQVPAVRSGDTVTAVLPGPEGAAVELCHLPLSPALAAGD; encoded by the coding sequence ATGCCTCTCGTGACCTTCCGGACCAGCGGAGCGGGCAACTGCGTCCGGGTCGCCGACCTGCCGTACGTGTACATCCGCACCGGGACCGGGGGCGCGGTGCTCCCCGCGTCCTGCCCGCACCGGGGCGGCCCGCTCAACCTGGGCGTACCGGACGCGGACGGCCGGCGGCTGGTCTGCCCCTGGCACGAGCGGGGCACATCGCTCAGCCGGCTGCGCCGTCAGGTGCCCGCCGTCCGGTCCGGCGACACCGTCACCGCGGTGCTGCCGGGCCCGGAGGGCGCCGCCGTGGAACTCTGCCATCTACCGCTGTCCCCGGCGCTCGCCGCCGGGGACTGA
- a CDS encoding iron-containing redox enzyme family protein, with protein sequence MSHAPVPYQPFELRGDALREAVVGYAANPVYTDNEEWENSDNPYRRQLRPQVLPYLDFDRVPGRAQVLEYSSLAAQRLLTSIYEADLVFFPKAGLGELTEDFRRYYSPDNRARGEMIRPALERFAFGFLDQEVEVSGDWTTDGLLTYLEGLDVYAQGGASPAEKAIRDSADPRRAARMWLIQFAPDFLSEASPMARNVLGYYGAEQSEWFKILIDEYGYGVHDTKHSTLFEATLESVGLGSDVHRYWQYYLVSSLALNNYFHYLGKNHENFFRYVGALYYTESTLVDFCRRAESLLADVFDGAADARYFSEHVHIDQHHGRMALDKLVKPLIERHGEQIIPEIVRGIEEFRLLNTIADDDFATQIAWMDDADRYKDLHDPVYAAIQEGRVTAPVADIVEPHGELSNTHSHEGDELCHIVSGTMRFVSGFNSYRILEAGEGTVIQRNRLHGAIIESEECVYQIYSVGDHRTCLS encoded by the coding sequence ATGTCACACGCACCTGTTCCCTACCAGCCGTTCGAACTGCGCGGTGACGCGCTCCGCGAGGCCGTCGTCGGCTACGCGGCCAACCCGGTCTACACGGACAACGAGGAGTGGGAGAACTCCGACAACCCCTACCGACGGCAACTGCGCCCCCAGGTGCTGCCCTACCTGGACTTCGACCGGGTGCCGGGCCGCGCACAGGTCCTGGAGTACAGCAGCCTGGCCGCCCAGCGCCTGCTCACCAGCATCTACGAAGCCGACCTGGTGTTCTTCCCGAAGGCCGGGCTGGGCGAGCTGACGGAGGACTTCCGCCGCTACTACAGCCCGGACAACCGGGCCCGCGGCGAGATGATCAGGCCGGCGCTGGAACGTTTCGCCTTCGGCTTCCTCGACCAGGAGGTCGAGGTGAGCGGTGACTGGACCACCGACGGTCTGCTCACCTACCTGGAGGGACTGGACGTCTACGCCCAGGGCGGGGCGTCCCCCGCGGAGAAGGCGATCCGCGACTCCGCCGACCCGCGGCGGGCGGCCCGGATGTGGCTCATCCAGTTCGCCCCCGATTTCCTTTCCGAGGCGTCACCGATGGCCCGGAACGTACTCGGCTATTACGGCGCCGAGCAGTCCGAATGGTTCAAGATCCTGATCGACGAGTACGGTTACGGCGTCCACGACACCAAGCACAGCACTCTTTTCGAGGCGACCTTGGAATCCGTCGGTCTGGGGTCCGACGTCCACCGTTACTGGCAGTACTACCTGGTGTCCAGCCTGGCGCTGAACAACTACTTCCACTATCTGGGGAAGAACCACGAGAACTTCTTCCGTTATGTCGGGGCGCTGTACTACACGGAAAGCACCCTGGTCGATTTCTGCCGTCGCGCGGAGAGCCTTCTCGCGGACGTGTTCGACGGCGCCGCGGACGCCCGGTACTTCTCGGAGCACGTCCACATCGATCAGCACCACGGGCGGATGGCGCTGGACAAGCTGGTGAAGCCGCTGATCGAGCGCCACGGCGAGCAGATCATCCCGGAGATCGTGCGCGGCATCGAGGAGTTCCGGCTGCTGAACACCATCGCGGACGACGACTTCGCCACCCAGATCGCGTGGATGGACGACGCCGACCGGTACAAGGATCTGCACGACCCCGTGTACGCGGCGATCCAGGAGGGCCGGGTCACCGCCCCCGTGGCCGACATCGTGGAACCCCACGGCGAACTGTCGAACACCCACAGCCACGAGGGCGACGAACTCTGCCACATCGTCAGCGGCACCATGCGCTTCGTCAGCGGCTTCAACTCCTACCGCATCCTGGAGGCCGGAGAGGGAACGGTGATCCAGCGCAACCGCCTGCACGGCGCGATCATCGAGTCCGAGGAGTGCGTCTACCAGATCTACTCGGTCGGGGATCACCGCACATGCCTCTCGTGA
- a CDS encoding methyltransferase domain-containing protein has translation MPQLTSITDLTAEGDIRLALAGLRARAQELSRAAEAAARVLAEPDGLSTALPAFREFARESVPRWHFAMLNDHERNDALATALERVVPQGGTVLDIGAGTGLLAMMAVRAGAAQVYSCEANPLMAEVARQVVAAEGLAGQVTVLACRSDELAVGRELPRRVDAVISEIVDCGLIGEGILPSVRHARRELLAPGGVMLPRRARLLGSLLQSENAVNLNRVGSASGFDVSRLNSFATPGHFPIRLHTWPHRALSDRVELVSFDFAADPLEPGGRKLAVPVSESGTVHGLAAWFELDLGGGVTLRNSPENIGSHWMQALVPLAEPVDVEAGSTLMLDLSWSETSLSLA, from the coding sequence ATGCCTCAATTGACGAGCATCACCGATCTGACGGCTGAGGGAGACATACGACTGGCCTTGGCGGGGCTCCGCGCCAGGGCGCAGGAACTCAGCCGGGCCGCGGAGGCGGCCGCCCGGGTGCTGGCGGAGCCGGACGGCCTGTCGACGGCGCTCCCCGCGTTCCGGGAGTTCGCCCGTGAGTCGGTGCCGCGCTGGCACTTCGCCATGCTCAACGACCACGAGCGCAACGATGCCCTGGCCACGGCCCTGGAACGGGTCGTTCCGCAGGGCGGGACGGTGCTGGACATCGGCGCGGGCACCGGCCTGCTGGCGATGATGGCGGTACGCGCCGGAGCCGCCCAGGTGTACAGCTGCGAGGCGAACCCGCTGATGGCGGAGGTGGCCCGGCAGGTGGTGGCGGCCGAGGGCCTCGCCGGCCAGGTGACGGTGCTGGCCTGCCGCTCCGACGAACTGGCGGTCGGCCGGGAGCTGCCCCGGCGGGTGGACGCGGTGATCTCCGAGATCGTGGACTGCGGTCTGATCGGCGAGGGCATCCTGCCGTCGGTCCGGCACGCGCGCCGTGAACTGCTGGCCCCGGGCGGGGTGATGCTCCCGCGGCGGGCCCGGCTGCTGGGCTCGCTGCTGCAGAGCGAGAACGCGGTGAACCTGAACCGGGTCGGCTCGGCCAGCGGCTTCGACGTCTCCCGCCTGAACTCCTTCGCCACGCCCGGCCACTTCCCGATCCGTCTGCACACCTGGCCGCACCGGGCGCTCTCGGACCGGGTGGAACTGGTCTCCTTCGACTTCGCCGCGGATCCGCTGGAGCCCGGCGGTCGCAAACTCGCGGTGCCGGTGAGCGAGTCGGGGACGGTGCACGGCCTGGCCGCCTGGTTCGAGCTGGACCTGGGGGGCGGTGTCACCCTGCGCAACTCGCCGGAGAACATCGGCTCCCACTGGATGCAGGCACTGGTCCCCCTGGCCGAGCCGGTCGACGTGGAGGCCGGCTCCACCCTGATGCTCGACCTCTCCTGGAGCGAGACCAGCCTCTCCCTCGCGTGA
- a CDS encoding IS701 family transposase: MPDLPRSPRSRTAPPAASEMLTLLSGHFARAEPRDLALAYVRALLADPARGSAAEIAARAGSGSVWSTQRLLTRTVWDADLLRDSVRAHVVSRLGAFGSCVVLRRHETVRAGTGSVAVVPAKAAGRERNTQAAALLCYVSRGVGGLIDRELHLPPQWTSDPARCARAGVPPERIRPRSMADLGQEMLERALAASVPVDWVFGGPEFAGPGLRQWLCLRRLPFCIELPQLPGPPVPPAEPRQKESWQLLSRSLGAAFGRPAPGFGLTLLARRHPSGRTSRFLLHASLTAPGIPAARTMAAAGPAAARAVHEADARAGLSSHQVRSWVAWYRHTTLAMTAAALRLEAAPRTSKPSPPDPVKTGRAESAGR, translated from the coding sequence ATGCCCGACTTACCTCGTTCGCCTCGATCCCGTACCGCCCCTCCCGCCGCCTCGGAGATGCTGACGCTTCTCAGCGGCCACTTCGCCCGTGCGGAGCCCCGCGACCTGGCGCTCGCCTACGTCCGGGCGCTGCTTGCCGACCCCGCCAGGGGCAGCGCCGCGGAGATCGCCGCCCGGGCGGGCTCCGGCAGCGTGTGGAGCACGCAGCGGCTGCTCACCCGCACCGTGTGGGACGCCGACCTGCTGCGCGACAGCGTCCGCGCCCATGTCGTCTCGCGGCTGGGGGCCTTTGGGTCCTGCGTGGTGCTCCGCCGCCACGAGACGGTGCGGGCGGGCACCGGCTCGGTCGCGGTCGTCCCGGCGAAGGCGGCGGGACGTGAGCGCAACACCCAGGCCGCGGCCCTGCTCTGCTACGTGTCACGGGGCGTGGGCGGCCTGATCGACCGGGAACTGCACCTGCCGCCGCAGTGGACCTCGGACCCGGCACGCTGCGCACGGGCCGGTGTGCCGCCGGAGCGGATACGGCCGCGGAGCATGGCCGACCTCGGCCAGGAGATGCTGGAGCGCGCGCTCGCGGCCTCGGTCCCTGTCGACTGGGTGTTCGGAGGGCCGGAATTCGCCGGTCCCGGGCTGCGCCAGTGGCTGTGCCTCCGCCGCCTCCCGTTCTGCATCGAGCTGCCGCAGCTCCCCGGCCCCCCGGTGCCGCCCGCCGAACCGCGGCAGAAGGAGTCCTGGCAACTGCTCAGCCGGAGCCTCGGAGCGGCGTTCGGGCGCCCGGCCCCCGGCTTCGGCCTCACCCTCCTCGCCCGCCGCCACCCCTCGGGCCGTACCTCCCGCTTTCTGCTGCACGCCTCGCTCACCGCCCCGGGCATCCCGGCGGCCCGGACGATGGCGGCGGCCGGCCCGGCCGCCGCCAGGGCCGTTCACGAGGCCGACGCCCGGGCCGGGCTCAGCAGCCACCAAGTGCGCAGCTGGGTGGCCTGGTACCGGCACACCACCCTGGCGATGACGGCCGCCGCGCTGCGACTGGAGGCGGCCCCGAGGACGTCGAAGCCCAGCCCTCCGGATCCGGTGAAGACCGGCCGGGCCGAATCCGCCGGCCGTTGA
- a CDS encoding amidase produces MSEPTDLSAIRLAEAIRNREISPVEAVQAALDRIEKINPAVNAFVTVCGERALDRAAAAERALGDGTATGPLHGVPIGVKDLDPVAGVRMARGSLVFAEDTPQETILCVEKLEQAGAIVVGKTNTPEFGFKATTDSALFGPASTPFNRTMNAGGSSGGSAAAVASGMVPLAQGSDAGGSLRVPAAFCGVFTLMPSFGRVPVPAKPNAFRRLNPMVCYAPLARTVADAALGVDLMSGAHPYDPYSFPAPEKLTDALHGDLTGLTVAYSPDLGGYPVEPEVEAAVRAALPALRDAGATVEEVGFRLPLPHGDLTAMWRRYLSVAHAESAAISRDNGIDLLGAYAGSIDQGYLDSVRVGESFSAVDFRLEDLDRTRVLYAFEELFDRYDLVVSPVNAVTGIPNSAGRDTVGPDTVEGQAVDPFVGWSLTSPFNLIGSPAASVPVGRARNGVPVGLQLAARRRNDALVVRAAAAIESRLPWAAGYEDLDLDATTV; encoded by the coding sequence ATGAGCGAACCCACCGACCTGAGCGCCATCCGGCTGGCCGAGGCGATCCGCAACCGCGAGATCTCCCCGGTCGAAGCGGTCCAGGCGGCGCTGGACCGGATCGAGAAGATCAACCCGGCCGTCAACGCCTTCGTCACCGTCTGCGGTGAGCGCGCACTCGACCGGGCCGCGGCGGCCGAACGGGCCCTCGGTGACGGCACCGCGACCGGCCCGCTGCACGGTGTCCCCATAGGGGTGAAGGACCTCGATCCGGTGGCCGGGGTCCGGATGGCCCGGGGCTCCCTGGTGTTCGCCGAGGACACCCCGCAGGAGACCATCCTCTGCGTCGAGAAGCTCGAACAGGCCGGCGCGATCGTCGTGGGCAAGACCAACACCCCCGAGTTCGGGTTCAAGGCCACCACCGACAGCGCCCTGTTCGGCCCCGCCTCCACGCCCTTCAACCGCACCATGAACGCGGGCGGCTCCTCCGGCGGCAGCGCCGCCGCGGTCGCCTCCGGCATGGTGCCGCTCGCCCAGGGGTCCGACGCCGGCGGCTCACTGCGTGTGCCCGCCGCGTTCTGCGGGGTCTTCACCCTGATGCCGAGCTTCGGCCGGGTCCCGGTGCCCGCCAAGCCGAACGCCTTCCGCCGGCTCAACCCGATGGTCTGCTACGCGCCTCTCGCCCGCACCGTCGCGGACGCCGCCCTCGGCGTCGATCTGATGTCCGGCGCCCACCCCTACGACCCGTACTCGTTCCCCGCCCCCGAGAAGCTCACCGACGCCCTCCACGGGGACCTCACCGGGCTGACCGTCGCCTACAGCCCCGACCTCGGCGGCTATCCGGTCGAGCCGGAGGTCGAGGCCGCCGTCCGGGCCGCCCTGCCCGCGCTCCGCGACGCCGGCGCCACGGTGGAGGAGGTCGGCTTCCGGCTGCCCCTGCCGCACGGGGACCTGACCGCCATGTGGCGCCGTTACCTGTCGGTCGCCCACGCCGAGTCCGCCGCCATCTCCCGCGACAACGGGATCGACCTGCTCGGCGCGTACGCCGGCTCCATCGACCAGGGCTACCTCGACTCCGTCCGGGTCGGCGAGTCGTTCAGCGCCGTGGACTTCCGGCTGGAGGACCTCGACCGCACCCGGGTGCTCTACGCCTTCGAGGAGCTCTTCGACCGCTACGACCTCGTGGTCAGCCCGGTGAACGCCGTCACCGGCATCCCCAACTCCGCCGGGCGCGACACGGTCGGCCCCGACACCGTCGAGGGCCAGGCCGTCGATCCGTTCGTCGGCTGGTCCCTGACCAGCCCGTTCAACCTGATCGGCAGCCCCGCCGCGTCCGTCCCCGTCGGCCGGGCCCGCAACGGCGTCCCCGTCGGACTGCAACTCGCCGCCCGCCGCAGGAACGACGCCCTCGTCGTCCGCGCCGCGGCCGCCATCGAGAGCCGCCTGCCCTGGGCGGCCGGCTACGAGGACCTGGACCTGGACGCCACCACCGTCTGA
- a CDS encoding MFS transporter — protein MHTTTGGRSGLGSAAALLVLLVGQAMANIDLAIVNLAVPAISVDLDVSSSELTLIVTAYALCSAVLLAPAARLGERQGVRRVYLWGLTLFTFSSVVCGVATSAAVLIFGRCLQGAATALMISQVLVGIHRWFTGPARARALGWNVLTLSGGAALGQVLGGTIVSADLLGTGWRAVFLINVPIGVLILALGLFLLPHDRPATTAGRGDNDVPGTVLLAATTLAVLIPLSLERPGGLWVLLAAAVPLAVQFVRTERRVIARNGTPALDLRPLSATSVRWSLASYAGTTLTYIAMLYLLSLHVQQQLGLPAWQAGLVPLGWVLAFGLAGPAFARSPQALTRFLPFIGCAMLTVTYALASFVPAGAGTAIWPLTAVLCIGGFGLGINHTSLLNLLTATVSPRYAGTLSGTVNTLSTVVGVTGVALFGAAYSWFSRSAWAGSATAWVLTCVGLALIAGLCSFAALRAISTAPAGHPDPGTAAGATAAPTAVFSTKENTGHTTPTAD, from the coding sequence GTGCACACCACCACCGGCGGCCGCAGCGGACTCGGCAGCGCCGCCGCCCTCCTCGTGCTGCTGGTCGGACAGGCGATGGCCAACATCGACCTGGCGATCGTCAACCTCGCCGTACCCGCGATCAGCGTCGACCTCGACGTCAGCAGCTCCGAACTCACGCTCATCGTCACCGCCTACGCGCTCTGCTCCGCCGTGCTCCTCGCCCCGGCCGCCCGGCTCGGCGAACGCCAGGGCGTCCGCCGGGTCTATCTGTGGGGCCTGACGCTCTTCACCTTCTCCTCCGTCGTCTGCGGGGTGGCGACCAGCGCCGCCGTGCTCATCTTCGGACGGTGCCTGCAAGGGGCCGCCACCGCCCTGATGATCTCCCAGGTGCTGGTCGGCATCCACCGCTGGTTCACCGGCCCGGCCCGCGCCCGCGCCCTGGGCTGGAACGTCCTCACGCTCTCCGGCGGTGCCGCGCTCGGCCAGGTCCTCGGCGGCACCATCGTCTCCGCCGACCTGCTGGGCACCGGCTGGCGGGCCGTGTTCCTGATCAACGTGCCCATCGGCGTACTGATCCTGGCGCTCGGCCTGTTCCTGCTCCCGCACGACCGGCCCGCCACCACGGCCGGCCGCGGCGACAACGACGTCCCCGGCACCGTGCTGCTCGCCGCCACCACGCTCGCCGTCCTCATCCCGCTCAGCCTGGAGCGGCCCGGCGGGCTCTGGGTGCTGCTGGCCGCGGCCGTACCGCTCGCCGTCCAGTTCGTCCGTACCGAACGGCGGGTCATCGCCCGCAACGGCACCCCCGCGCTCGACCTGCGCCCCCTGAGCGCCACCAGCGTCCGCTGGTCACTGGCCTCCTACGCCGGCACCACGCTGACCTACATCGCCATGCTCTACCTGCTCTCCCTGCACGTGCAGCAGCAGCTGGGCCTTCCGGCCTGGCAGGCGGGCCTCGTCCCGCTCGGCTGGGTTCTCGCCTTCGGCCTCGCCGGCCCCGCCTTCGCCCGCTCCCCGCAGGCCCTGACCCGCTTCCTCCCGTTCATCGGCTGCGCAATGCTCACGGTGACGTACGCGCTCGCGTCCTTCGTACCCGCCGGTGCGGGCACCGCCATCTGGCCGCTGACCGCCGTGCTCTGCATCGGGGGCTTCGGCCTCGGCATCAACCACACCTCCCTGCTCAACCTGCTCACGGCCACCGTCTCGCCGCGCTACGCCGGCACGCTCAGCGGCACCGTCAACACCCTCTCCACCGTCGTCGGGGTCACCGGCGTCGCCCTCTTCGGCGCCGCCTACTCCTGGTTCAGCCGCAGCGCCTGGGCGGGATCCGCGACCGCCTGGGTCCTCACCTGCGTCGGGCTCGCCCTCATCGCCGGGCTCTGCAGCTTCGCCGCGCTCCGCGCCATCAGCACCGCACCGGCCGGGCACCCGGACCCCGGCACCGCGGCCGGCGCAACCGCCGCGCCCACCGCGGTGTTCTCCACCAAGGAGAACACCGGACACACGACGCCCACCGCCGACTGA
- a CDS encoding HAD family hydrolase: MTVPEPHRIQAKAALFDLDGTLVATEHRSRAAWTRLFTSHGLPCDDALLATFVGRRGQEALADHVHRFGGPTVDELFDEACGYLTGPDSPPPYAVPGAAELLADLHSRGVPLAVVTSGLRAHATELLAHVGGAELFQVIVTAEDVQAGKPDPQGYLAACRALGVHPADGIAFEDAPAGIRAAAAAGLRCVALTTTHTGADLARADVVVPDLTALRWARDPDGR; this comes from the coding sequence ATGACAGTGCCCGAACCCCACCGCATCCAGGCCAAGGCAGCCCTGTTCGATCTCGACGGGACCCTGGTGGCGACCGAGCACCGCAGCCGTGCCGCCTGGACCCGGCTCTTCACCAGCCACGGCCTGCCCTGCGACGACGCGCTGCTGGCGACCTTCGTCGGACGGCGTGGCCAGGAAGCACTCGCCGACCACGTCCACCGTTTCGGCGGGCCCACCGTGGACGAACTGTTCGACGAGGCGTGCGGCTATCTGACGGGCCCGGACAGCCCGCCGCCGTACGCCGTCCCCGGGGCCGCCGAACTCCTCGCCGACCTGCACTCCCGCGGCGTTCCCCTCGCCGTGGTCACCTCGGGCCTGCGGGCCCACGCCACCGAACTGCTCGCCCACGTGGGCGGTGCCGAACTGTTCCAGGTCATCGTCACCGCCGAGGACGTCCAGGCCGGCAAGCCCGACCCCCAGGGGTACCTGGCCGCCTGCCGGGCCCTCGGGGTCCACCCGGCCGACGGGATCGCCTTCGAGGACGCCCCGGCCGGGATCCGGGCCGCCGCGGCCGCCGGGCTGCGCTGCGTCGCGCTCACCACCACCCACACCGGGGCCGACCTCGCCCGGGCCGATGTGGTGGTGCCCGACCTCACCGCCCTGCGCTGGGCCCGGGACCCGGACGGCCGCTGA
- a CDS encoding glycosyltransferase, which translates to MSDARPSEPAALAASATSSLVLVHDPACRAVAPDYWDWSADAHRAAVGALTAIGDDRVRTAAEHLTGDPSDSVAAAALTTALTSLLGRPGGESDAVDALRAAAARTESLSRLLVQPGAPGGAGPAGNPPGAEELMAAAARKPHGGDHPVDAAVVIPFRAPDDATGRVRNLAAVLNALADQSHPRERYRVVVVESDSRPRWRDLFSDACDAYVFAPDHGRFNKSWTVNVGVVHGARPAELLCVLDGDILVDRDFVGRAVERFARPGTQAHWPFEDMLFLDPSASSRAVRARCLDGAPEPGQDRLRGVFLRRPPGGCVWLREDLFTRIGGMDERFCGWGGEDQDFVWRAERYGPMDRHGDPLVHLHHDRAAHRGDDGTPFYEEVERAGFCSWPCDSDFGRLDRNAPTPAGR; encoded by the coding sequence ATGTCCGACGCCCGACCGTCCGAGCCCGCCGCGCTGGCCGCCTCGGCCACCAGCAGCCTGGTCCTGGTCCACGACCCGGCCTGCCGCGCGGTCGCTCCCGACTACTGGGACTGGTCGGCCGACGCCCACCGCGCCGCCGTGGGGGCGCTCACCGCGATCGGCGACGACCGCGTCCGGACCGCGGCGGAACACCTCACCGGCGACCCCTCCGACAGCGTCGCCGCAGCGGCACTGACGACGGCGCTCACCTCGTTGCTGGGCCGCCCCGGCGGGGAGAGTGACGCCGTCGACGCGCTGCGGGCCGCCGCCGCCCGCACCGAATCGCTCTCCCGGCTGCTCGTCCAGCCCGGCGCCCCCGGCGGGGCAGGACCCGCCGGAAACCCGCCCGGCGCCGAGGAGCTGATGGCCGCGGCGGCCCGCAAGCCGCACGGCGGCGATCACCCGGTGGACGCCGCCGTGGTCATCCCGTTCCGCGCCCCCGACGACGCCACCGGCCGGGTCCGCAACCTGGCAGCCGTCCTCAACGCGCTCGCCGACCAGTCCCACCCCCGCGAGCGCTACCGCGTCGTCGTGGTGGAGAGCGACAGCCGGCCCCGCTGGCGCGACCTGTTCTCCGACGCCTGCGACGCCTACGTGTTCGCCCCCGACCACGGGCGGTTCAACAAGTCCTGGACGGTGAACGTCGGCGTGGTCCACGGTGCCCGCCCCGCCGAACTGCTCTGCGTCCTGGACGGCGACATCCTCGTCGACCGCGACTTCGTCGGCCGCGCCGTCGAACGGTTCGCCCGCCCCGGGACCCAGGCCCACTGGCCGTTCGAGGACATGCTCTTCCTCGACCCCTCCGCCAGCTCCCGCGCGGTCCGTGCCCGCTGCCTCGACGGAGCCCCCGAGCCCGGCCAGGACCGGTTGCGCGGGGTCTTCCTGCGCCGGCCCCCAGGGGGCTGTGTATGGCTGCGCGAGGACCTGTTCACCCGGATCGGCGGCATGGACGAGCGGTTCTGCGGCTGGGGCGGCGAGGACCAGGACTTCGTCTGGCGCGCCGAACGGTACGGCCCGATGGACCGGCACGGCGATCCGCTCGTCCACCTCCACCACGACCGTGCCGCCCACCGCGGCGACGACGGCACCCCCTTCTACGAGGAGGTGGAGCGCGCCGGGTTCTGCAGCTGGCCCTGCGACTCCGACTTCGGCCGCCTGGACAGGAACGCCCCGACGCCCGCCGGAAGATGA